The Arachis hypogaea cultivar Tifrunner chromosome 19, arahy.Tifrunner.gnm2.J5K5, whole genome shotgun sequence genome has a window encoding:
- the LOC112777972 gene encoding uncharacterized protein has product MVDVEGSSRGSAPNLPIGVIEGTSTAVPTGQPATPLVLSPSFAADLPVSGDDLGDGRSFGQLAAAMGSEHVVDGAPAFMEPSIIGDESDDEEDTAVAVGAQTHSSSGTQQYPQHFTTLDLEAMNQAANVDQHHPVIHGERPSVIGTDEFEVGQRFETKEEAVLTIKSYNIRRGVEYKVFESDQLKYHGKCVQFGNGCNWLIRVTMRQRKGYWKVRKYNEPHTCLATEISMDHRQLDYHVICASILSLVMADASVSVKVLQNAVSSKFGFKPSYRKVWIGKQKAIAQIYGDWEESYNHIPRWIIGVELYMPGTIALLRTSLVRIGKTVDASTVFFHRLFWTFPPCIEAFKYCKSLISIDGTHLYGKYGGTLLMAIAQDGNSNILPVAFGLVEGENTDSWKFFLTNLCQHVTPKPGILVISDRHNAIKAALLAEDGGWLPPSVYRAFCVRHIAANFALSYKSKEARRILVNAVYAKTEEDHRYYMDILRKEDPAMVEWCDRIGLELWTQYRDGGRRYGHMTTNIFECINAVFKGTRNLPAGSLVKSTYGRLAELLVRKGKEAESQVGAKQEFCQTLMKAIERNLQASRNMWVDLYDRGNSEFVVEELAPTAGRIAMSVCRVSLSSCTCDCGYFQTLHYPCRHVLADDLLPIYEGPRVIPDPGMMQAAVGRPRSTRIRNSMDEADPDRPKRCGLCRTPGHTRRNCPQRPGASGSHEGSNA; this is encoded by the exons ATGGTTGACGTGGAGGGCAGCAGCAGGGGATCTGCTCCGAATCTGCCCATTGGCGTCATAGAAGGAACTTCCACCGCCGTTCCAACAGGGCAACCGGCGACTCCACTTGTTTTGTCCCCATCTTTTGCTGCTGATTTGCCTGTCTCGGGTGATGACTTGGGTGATGGGCGTAGCTTCGGCCAGCTTGCAGCTGCGATGGGATCTGAACATGTAGTGGACGGTGCACCCGCATTCATGgag CCATCAATTATTGGTGATGAGAGCGACGATGAAGAGGACACCGCAGTTGCCGTGGGAGCTCAAACCCATAGTAGCAGTGGTACACAGCAGTACCCTCAACACTTTACCACATTGGACCTTGAAGCAATGAACCAGGCCGCAAATGTAGATCAGCATCACCCGGTGATTCACGGAGAAAGGCCTAGCGTGATTGGCACGGACGAGTTTGAGGTCGGGCAACGGTTTGAAACAAAAGAGGAAGCTGTACTGACAATCAAGAGTTATAATATTCGGCGGGGTGTAGAGTATAAAGTGTTTGAGTCCGACCAGTTGAAGTATCATGGGAAGTGTGTCCAGTTCGGGAATGGTTGTAATTGGCTGATCCGTGTCACTATGAGACAGAGGAAAGGCTACTGGAAAGTTAGAAAGTACAATGAACCACACACGTGTCTAGCAACGGAGATATCAATGGATCACAGGCAGCTAGATTACCATGTCATATGTGCCTCGATTTTATCGTTGGTGATGGCTGATGCATCAGTCTCAGTTAAGGTGTTACAGAATGCGGTGTCTTCGAAGTTTGGGTTCAAGCCCAGCTACAGGAAGGTTTGGATAGGCAAGCAGAAGGCAATTGCTCAGATATATGGAGATTGGGAGGAGTCTTACAACCACATACCACGGTGGATCATCGGGGTTGAGTTGTATATGCCGGGTACTATTGCGCTTTTGCGTACTTCGCTAGTGAGGATAGGTAAGACCGTAGATGCGTCAACGGTTTTCTTTCATCGACTATTTTGGACGTTTCCTCCATGCATTGAGGCATTTAAGTATTGCAAGTCACTGATATCCATTGATGGGACCCATTTGTATGGGAAGTATGGCGGCACTCTGCTAATGGCTATTGCCCAAGATGGAAACTCGAACATTCTCCCAGTGGCTTTCGGGTTAGTCGAAGGCGAAAACACGGATTCGTGGAAGTTTTTCCTCACTAATCTCTGCCAGCATGTCACCCCTAAACCCGGCATTTTAGTCATATCTGATCGGCACAATGCCATCAAGGCTGCCTTACTTGCAGAGGACGGTGGATGGCTCCCACCGTCGGTATACCGGGCATTTTGCGTGCGACACATCGCGGCTAACTTCGCACTATCATACAAGTCTAAGGAAGCCCGGAGGATTCTCGTGAATGCCGTATACGCAAAGACTGAGGAGGATCATCGGTATTACATGGACATTTTGCGGAAGGAAGATCCTGCAATGGTTGAATGGTGCGACAGGATTGGGTTGGAGTTGTGGACCCAATATCGGGATGGTGGTCGTCGATATGGTCATATGACGACTAACATCTTTGAGTGTATCAACGCCGTGTTTAAAGGCACACGCAACCTCCCGGCGGGTTCGTTAGTTAAGTCAACATATGGGCGTTTGGCCGAGCTCCTTGTGCGGAAGGGAAAGGAGGCCGAGTCTCAGGTCGGAGCAAAGCAAGAATTTTGTCAGACCCTTATGAAGGCGATCGAGAGGAATTTACAAGCCTCTAGAAATATGTGGGTGGATCTGTATGATAGGGGAAACTCTGAGTTTGTCGTTGAGGAACTTGCGCCGACCGCGGGAAGGATTGCAATGAGTGTGTGTCGGGTGTCTCTATCCTCCTGCACATGCGACTGTGGATACTTTCAAACCCTCCACTACCCGTGTCGTCATGTGCTTGCA GATGATCTCTTACCCATATACGAGGGACCTCGTGTTATCCCCGATCCTGGCATGATGCAGGCTGCAGTTGGAAGACCTCGGAGCACTAGGATAAGGAATAGTATGGATGAGGCGGATCCGGATAGACCCAAGAGATGCGGACTGTGTAGGACCCCAGGTCATACCAGAAGAAACTGTCCACAGCGCCCAGGAGCTTCTGGATCACACGAAGGTAGCAATGCATAG